Genomic window (Magnolia sinica isolate HGM2019 chromosome 10, MsV1, whole genome shotgun sequence):
gtggtacttctctggttcgtctctctcctctctttcactccgctttcacccaaaatctctaaacttaaccctaaattactcaaatctccaattttatgccccttttcttaccctaggttccttgatttgaaattggtgaatcccttggattagggactgattattatgcctgtgtggatgattatttcttatctttgagtatcatttggttcataatttttattgatccaaccctatcatgtgtaggcctggacctgcatagtttccccttaattgaatgtttggactttcatgtgggatatggaatttgtgtaattgtttctgaactaacgtgatcttaagcctgaaatcttgcacatcatatctgaatttcatgtcctgcatcaggaaCGCACGAAAAAGAGCCAAAAGCAGACAACCTCCAGGATATCAAATCTGCCTGATCCGGAGAGAGGTAATGGCCCAACAAACAAGACAAAAGAAACGCTAAGCCTTCGATCTCGCTATCATGTAGATTCATTCTAAATGGGGGAAACCATAACGCTTCCTCACCACTACTTGAGAAACAAGAAGCTACGAAAATATCAGTATCCGGGCAAAGGGAGGCGAGCTCCGAAAGACGGAGATAAGAGGTTGACCCCCAAgccatgggttaacccaaaatcCAACTCTCTTTCCATCACCTACCACAAATTTCGATCTTTCAAATGCCGAAGGAGCTAACCTATTAATTCATTTCCAGATATAGGAAGATCGGTAAAGGGAAGAATTAGTCCACCAGCCCGTCGAAGATGTACCATATTTAGCTTAAATAAGGGATCTCCACAGGCTATCGTTCTCATTGGCAAAGCGCCAAATCTGATTTCCTAAGAGTGCAGAATGAACCAAATCAATGCCCACTCCCCGTTAAGAATGGGGGGAGTAGACCTCTTTCCATTTCAAAAGGGGAAATTTCCTAAACGAGGATCCTCCATCCCACAAAAAGTCCCCATGAAAGCTTATCTATTTTGCAAATGACAAATTTTGGACATTGGAATAGAACATTTAATGGATAGGCAGGTTAAATAAAGAAGCCTTGATGAGTGTTAATCTACCTCCAAGAGATAGGAGGTTGTTATTCCAAGCAGAGAATTTTCTTTCCAATCTTTCTAAAATTTTGTCCCATAAATATAGCGGGGGCTTACCCACACACGGTAGAAGGCTATGATAAGAAGTGGGAAGAGATCCTACTTTACAACCAAAAAGATCTGCAAAACGAGTGGTGTCCTCCAAAGAGAGGTGAATTCTAAAAAAATCACACTTCGATTTGCTGACCTTCAAACCAGAGATTACCTCAAACCGGCAAGTAGATATACTATGAAAATCAACCATATAGTCTTCCACTTCACAAAACAAGAGAGTATCGTCAGCAAATTGCAAATGGCAAATGCGAGATGGAAAGTTCTccgtgggccatcatcatgatccaaatgctcaatccgagtcgtccatcatgcagaggggctcgatttagccaaacccatgttgactttatgcactcatgcacgcacacgtgttggtttcaatggtcacaaatggactgccctacaactattgcagctgatttcttccatggaccacaccgatttggatccaaaaacagtgatttccggctggtttttcgagcagaatacattggacggagtggatctcttctCTAGAGATGATCAGGAGCCATCCGACATCTCAGCGTAACTCCATACGCACCTACGTGCGTAACAGATGACCGACCGCCGTGGGCCATACGACTTTCTTGATCATGATCGGCCGGCCAATCCGGACcgtctaggagagagagaagtgggtcaCGACCCCATCTATGAAGACAGAACGACTTCCGATGATCAGTCATTCCGAATAGCTTTCCAAACGCAAGATAGTTTGCGTTTTTTTATTGTTGCGTGCGTAAGGAGCCACTGACTCCAATCTTTTGTTTCGCACAACGGACGACCGCTTGGCCCAGCCTATAAAAGACGTGAGGGAGAGAGTGATAAGGGGGGGCCGTGGAGGCAacaggagggctcgttttggaaggcttcaacgtgggatgttcgacagggagctaggaaagtaatatttgttttttttttttcttttttctattcttttctttctattgtatttgttttggatccagcccattcatgttgggttgaacctcttagctagggctaagaggtgaagcttgcagcgtgatgggggacctttttgcttgtgccttttgtttagactgaactgatgttgattttagttgattattaaaggaatatttttcttagtctttaatggtctgttgtgactgaaattacaatgggtctgcaatggctttaaatatttcttttccccttttaatgtttatgacgtcaggaagccctgttgttcaccatcgtctcatgggcatggtcggatggcgatacccttcctaatcttcatacattattgattggttggtaattagtttaatcctgttgtttgctttgtctcctgggcatggttagatgatggaatccattctaattcatatacctttcatcttgtgaagactagatcaagtaggttcagtttgatttctatgattcttgatgcaggcaaaagatctccctgatccctacaaatggatcctctgaatccctagtttctttcctttaaattccttaaagttttagataattattccacaattattccttaaactctatttggtttagatcacatcttagtctagttctagttctacttggtttcagataacgtacaggtatcagtccctgtggattcgacctcggtcttaccgagtttattactacatcacaaccctatacttggggagtgaacactaaaGAAACCGAAAAGAGAACCATTGattaaaacagaaaaactaagcTAAAAATACACAAGAGCAAATCCACAACCTCCATTTAGCTCCGAACCCCATACGAGATAATATATATTCTAAAAACGACCAATCGCCATGGTTGTAAGCTTTCTCAAGCTCCaatatcctataaaatttccttttcaatttgagtggtacatgacCGTCACATAAAAGTCTAgatgcacatctccatttcttccaccccgcttgaattctatgggcaacattcttcttaatctctccactctcatggaTTATCCACCCAAGATGTCGAAAGTAATTATTTTGAGAAACTTCTTTGTCAACAAATTTTGATAGGTTGAGGTTTTCAATGGGAGATGGTCTAAGAGTGACATTTTGGATGGATCCCTAGTAGGGGACAACTCCTCATCTCTGATTTCCCAGATCTAACCTCCCTTTGCCCTAAATCAACATTTCAATTGCTTCTTGTTTTTCAGGCAGAGATGAGAAAGGGTCGTGGGTTCTCCCTTTTAGGAGAAATTTGCACGATGGTGAGATCCAAAGCTTGGCTTTGTTGTTGTCTCGTTTGCAAGGTATTTCCCTTCTCACGATCATGAAAGCTTAGCTTCTTAATTCTTTCCTAGTCTTCTTATGTGTCTAGACTCATCTCTCGATCCTTCATTCTCTGCTCTTATTGCCTCTTAATTACCTAATAATATTTCCATATGGCAGTGGGTCTAATAGTTAAACTTTTGAAAAATGATGTTTGAACAATATAATTACTAGAAAACAAGTACAAAGAAGTTCAAAATTGGGGAGGGTTACAAAAGAAAAAATGCAAACACTTTACTACCATACCAAAAAGAGCAAAtcacaattattatttttttaagcaaAAGTGCAaagtaaaattttccttcaaagtgtgtttggatgcactaacgatttgaattgcaattattagccctccaaagtggaaataaccaaattgtaacTTCCTTTCTAAGCATTCATGTTGAGGGTTTGGTCTCCAAATTGCACCATGCTACTTTCAAGATGTAAAGGAAAGAAACATACCTACTGTAAAAGTACTAGTGATACTATTGCCACTACTCTTAATTAAACTAAGAAATTGCTTGGGTGCCACATAGAAAcagattcatctcattttagttaaaccTAACTATGTACTAGTGATCTTATATtagggattaaaaataatctcTACAAAATATAACGCATGTAGCATTTGGCCAATTTCAACCAAGGCCATTTGTGTCCTTTCAATTCTTTCATACGAGTAGTCTACTCCCACGTCTCCTCTTCACATATAGCCCACACCAACTCACTTTATTAGGGGCCCGTGCAAGTGCAACAAAGGATGTGTGGAGCCAACACTAATGAttttgtgacatccactccatatGTCTATTTTGTTGCCTCATGTTATGGCATCAACCCAAAACGAGGCAAacacaaaactcaagtaggccacaacactggaaaaagtagggatgggtcacccaccgttgaaaccattatGGGCACCCTTCTTATTTTATTCTGTGTGTAGCCATCACCTACCCGTAGCAGCACCAtttccctccatctctctctcttcactaCTCTTTCCAGGCGTGTTGTACGTGCCATATTCCCTAGTCCTTATAAGCAACAATTAACCATGATCTCTAATATATCATTAAGATCAACTAAAATGGGATGAACTCATTTTGAAGTGCCACACAAACTGGACCTGAATATTTGTAATTCAATTCACTTCAACACCCAAACACAACATTTAAGTAGTGGCATTTCCCAACAAGTagcattcattttttttattggcaaatgtttctccttttttttaattttttatagggAGACTGCATTTCAATTCTGAGGGAAGAGATATTCAGACATGTATATATAATCAAGGGGGAATTGCACCATAGTCAGGTTGCAACCAGAGTGCACGTGGTGTATGCttgtcaatccagaccatctaaatcatgggcACCGTTGTAAACGTGGCATTGGCAGGAGAATTAAACTGCTCGGATGATTCTGACCATCCAATTAATCCATTGAATTTGGCGAAGGCGATCACTCCTCTTATCAACTGCCCCTTTGATGGACACAGATCAGATGTCtcggatcatccaatcagtataGTTATTGGGTGATGCTCAATCCATTCCGGGGCCCACCACTGGGACTGTATGGATCGACTAGTGTCCAACAAGTGTGAGGCGGATGTACAACAGGAGTACGAAATACCTTCCTCCGCTGGAGTACGGTTTTTAGAGTGGAAGGGAACTCACGGACAGTAGGATTTGGAGAAAATGACGATGTCGTGGGAAGAAACGGTCTGCTTCACGAAAGCCTCTTCGGGCGTAGCGGCACTCGCGGAAGAAGCGAACAGGGAGACGGCCACGAAGAAGGCCGTCATAACGCTGTTAATCTTCGCCGTTGGGAAGATCTGGACCGCACGCAGAGGAGAAAAGAGAGCGTTTCTTCTCGGTTCTTTTTCGTCGTCCCAACTGAAAGGTCGAGAGGCCGTGCGGCTGATGGAATGCAATGGTGGCGGGAATTTCGGAGCAGCGCTGCATTTGAGATTTCGGGAGAGGGCACAGTTGTAAATATTAGGAGATTTGGGATCGGAAGGAAAGGCAGGTAAGGGAAGTACGACCCTGGATTTATCAGTAGAGAAGAGCAAGTTCTTGGAGAGGGTGGAGGCGAGAGAAGGCATTGTATCGTCCGCCAAGATACCGCCGGGCGAGAGAAGCGGGTTCGGCTTCTTGACAGGGTTTTTGGTTTTTTGTCTCTGTCAGGTTGGTGAGGCGCTGACATGGACAAGTGGTCACACGTGGAAATATAGCACGTGTATGCTTTCCCTCAGTTAAACCACGCTGATGAGATCATCGTGGCCCCGAATCGTCCGGGACGCCTCTTTCATGCGCTATTAAAACaaacaagctctgtggggccaccatgtatACCTAAATCTGCACGGTCTATCAGGTGAGCAGCCTTAATTTAACCGTACATACAAAAGATGAGCCACACTAATTGAAATATAAAATTGGCCTTGATCCTTGAAGTTCACGCTCTGTCGCACGTATGATTTTCGTTCAGGTTAGATTTTATATCTTGGCTTCATTAACGGGTCTGATGAAAGACAAACGCGACTATAGCTCCACAAACAAACCTTCAGTTGGAATCATATTTTCATTGGtccatatagtgtggcccatctgagctgAGTATCTGGTTGTTTGTTTTGCTCCAAGGCCTAAGAATCCAGGAGCtgagctgatggacggagtgaatgtaATATATTCAATATTAACTTGAGTGTTTTAAGTGTTGCGTGAAAAAGGTGGCTCATCGTGGAAACGAATCCGGTTCTTTCGTGGGTCCTGTAAAAGAGAAGATGATCACGCGAAATTTCAGAAAcagccaattttattttattttttctgttgagGGCGACTTCGATGGGACCCTGAACCAGCGATGCGGAGGGAGACGGACCCACCTCGTTGTATGAATCGTATATCCACTTTCTCCATCTGGTTTTAAGGATTATTCTAAGCCATGATCAATGGTCATTCAATGCTCACCATAAAAAAAAGTATTAGGGTCCAACATAATTTTTATTGActatccaacttgtttataaggtcccGTAGGCCTTGAtataaggaaaaaaacaaatatcaacctgatcaaAACACTTTTGGCTcgtaaaaaatttttaatggtaaataactaccgtttcttattgtgtggtccatttgaaattaaTTTTACTTCAATTTTTAGACCATTGTCTAAAATATATTGGAAAAAACAATGAACGGCTTGCATATACAAAATCATACAACGAAGTGAATCGCATCGCACCCGATGGAAGTGGATTGAGTCGCGTGAGATGCACCGCCAGCTtgggtggtgtgttgacatcactatGAGAGCGTTTGGCATCTTTACTAACAGGAGTTTAAATGcttattcttaaaaaaataaaatcttattttTAAATAGACTATTTGTTAGAGCTCTAATTTTAGAGGTTattcttttaaaaattatttGAAAAGTACTTAAAAATTAAAGTGATGAGGATGTTACTTTTTCATTTGGAGCTCGTGTAACCTAAGTTAACAGataggtccttactcttgctccagtggtggACTCTCGGGAGTTTTAACACATGAAaaatgggtttgagtacccataggtggtgaaaatcCACGACGAATGGTACATATAGAGGTAGGCTGACATAATTAATAGTTACATCAATGGTGAGCCTCACATAATGGATGCCCCACATCAAAgcttggccccacatgatggatgacccacatcaaaggtgagacccacatgataaATGATGGACATTTAAGGTGAGACTACATGATAGAAGGTTGACGTCAAAGGTGAAacccacatgatgggtggctCATGTCAAAATGTGACCCCATACGGTGGACtatctacatcaagtgggccccacgttatgGACAATCCatagcaaaggtgggacccacaatgatgaatgacccatattgaaggtgctcccacaagatgaatggtctacacatcaaggtgggcccacataaaatgcatggttcacatcaaaggtgggcccacatgatgaacaatccgTATTGAagggggcccacataatggactgAGTGGCCcacgcatgatggatggcccacatcaaagtgtggcacCTTGTGATAAACAATCCGCATTAAGTAGGCTCTACCTAGTCAAAAGTCCACATCTAAGAtcccgcatgatggacaacccatatccaaaatgccctaacatgatagataatccacatagaaggtgcgccgcacatgatggatggtggacattaaaagtgagcccacatgatggacaacccactttgaaggttaGTCCCGCATGATGGACGCATAAAATATAGATTCCATGTGGTTGGTAGTGGGTGTTAATGTGATGAAGCTGTTATAATATTCAAAAATGACATCAATTAGTATTATAGAGAGTTTTTATTTGAATGTATTATCAAAAGTACTTATTTcaaataatgttttttttttcctaaaattttaaaaacctgattttaccaaatgagcttatttAAGATAAGAGATGCAATAAAAGTAGCTTGTTAAAGTGGCTCTTTGACAGACAAGCATTggcaacaaaaagtgttcgaagtgggtgaccacgttatggtccatctgcacaAAGAAAGATTTCTTACCGAGATATACAAcaattgaagaataaaaagattggactgaTACCAATCAcctaaaagatcaatgacaacgcttacgttgctaatcttccagatgacatggtgatttcacggactttcaatgtcgtagacctgatcgagtatcatgaacccgagcaggatgagaactcgaggacgagttcttttgaagtgaagggGACTGATGTAAAGAGGCGCAGAtaatttcatgaccaagatgaatcaaaaaaggctcggtcgacgataaaagtgatccgaaccgtcgaaccttaaatcaggcgtatctcgcaatccaaaatgagttatcggatgaaaaatatatgattttggggtagaacgagctactttagccacccaacccgctatGCCCGGTTGCACAAGCTAAAATTGTGAAATACCACCAAATCGACGGTCgcttccctattttaattccatttttactctaaatagtaaattttagtttaattataactcttcatccgttgggttttaggagttgcgcccaacgtggaaagatgtaacgtcctgaattttcacagttttggatttctaaaaaaaaaaaccctttgaaAACCTTCGATGTGACTAACTTACGTTGTCGCTATTGACCCTTgatgctcgaagtgagcctatacactggtgataccagtaaagaaccgtacaaatttAACTAATCAATcgtagaaagccaacgaatccgcccaatcacttaaGCACCGAGTATAACCTTCTGATTTGTTCGCATAGGGCCAAAATCTAGCTAACCTATCACCGACTAATCAAAAcgaccataactaaattaaatatctacCTAAAGTCGGGACAACTTGGGGTTGGATCGTAATTAACAAATCAAGGTAACCCAATTATCCATATAGCCTACGAACCGATGATTTAAAGTGATTATGATTGAATCGTCATTTTCACTAATTACGaaataagccacactatgaacatagttaatacaAACCCTAATTATTGCGCACAGGAAATCTTGGTATCTAATTCATTCCATAAATGATTTGCTTTTCCAAACGAGCTCTTGactactcgttagtgggccactagttccgaaattatagaataatgtccatcttactgggcttgacatccattgcGAGACATCCAGTCGAGATCATGACTcaaatcgctcaacttggactcacaagGTCAGTACATAAGTTGTGGGAATATTCTTGAAATTTAGCAAGAACTTAAGTCACTTATATACATTCGGTCTTTGCCCAAGTTGTAGCTTTCGGAATATTAGATCACGACCAAATTTGGGGCAACAACCTAGAGTAATGTCTTACACAGATCCGTATAGTTGCGGGCCCGATCGATAGTCAGTAACCGTCGAACAGACTTTCAATCATACCCgttgatcgacgcatccaaatgataGGCTGATTGTGTCTGTGAGTAGATCATcgttagggccaactatccaatggtgggtgtctaCTTCCTACGCCCCGTAGTGGCCCCCAAATGGTAGAAAAACACTTCCATAaggctaatatagtaaaaacccagcaCTTAGGCTCATTTACACCAAATTTgtcactatataaaggccttatttgggcaccccctcctctcATACGAATTTTATGCCCTAAagcaagagaaaaaaaatgaagaaatggagaagagagagaggagaaaggagaagagagagcgCTTAGGGTGTAAGTGTTGATGCACCGCCGCCCTCACATCCTATCTATAGCCGCCTCGCCATAACAAGAGTCGTCGCCGGAGTTTTCCCGACAATAAatggaggtaagtgttgaattCCGCTTGTAATCTAAGGTTTCAATAATTGTTTGTCTCTATTCTCACAAGCTTGTATGCCGCTTAGGTATTTCAATGATCTTTCTCAAAACTATAATCTAAGGAGCGCCATGAATTGGGCGAAACATCACAAGGCGTGGATTATGAATGTTTAGGTTGCGATTTATCAATTATTTCCTTATAGTTAATAATTTATGATTGCTAATGTAGGATTTCTTGTTGTCTTAAGCATACTTATTTTTCTGTCTAATGAATTGATGAATTGCATGTTGTAATTGACgttgtctatgtgtttgatgaaatgcctaaatgaataATTTATTAATATTACTTATCGAATATTAACTCATATGTTATGAATGTCTGTTAACATGATTTGGATAGGAATAGGGCTACGAATGTGGTCCAGACAACCGATAAACTTACACGTTTGGGTAGCCAAATTGGGTTGATTACCTTGGGTAAATTCAAAAGACACGGGTCGGATGTTGACTATCGACAGTGGCTAAGCCACGAGGGGTGCTCACGTGCTCCATGCCGGTTATGTTAGTGTGCGCCCGTACTAATCGAAATTGCCTAAAGAAGCGGTTGAcatattgtatgttcaccatgtatgagcgcaattgcttgaatctaaggtaccccctcaCTATTGTAAAGATCCACCTTTAACCATGAtccttaagactcatgagccgggcatggtggtatgggatatcgtgttcatgttgttggcctacgctgggatgatgagcctccccgtaatgaccacgAGCACCACTTCttacaacttgcttatcgtatttATTTATctaggagtgacaaacctagaCGGATCAAGAACATATGATTATGACCGTTGCAGTCGTCCAATGCTTAGTGATTCGGTTAGAATCGATGTTTAAAagggaggtatcctagcttccccAAATTACTGGATAcatgagcataattaatcactcggTTAACATGATTatgtaccgcattgcattagttagaatgTGACAAAACAGGCGTTTGGGTTGCA
Coding sequences:
- the LOC131217237 gene encoding glutaredoxin-C4-like; this translates as MPSLASTLSKNLLFSTDKSRVVLPLPAFPSDPKSPNIYNCALSRNLKCSAAPKFPPPLHSISRTASRPFSWDDEKEPRRNALFSPLRAVQIFPTAKINSVMTAFFVAVSLFASSASAATPEEAFVKQTVSSHDIVIFSKSYCPYCRAAKAVFKELNKVPHVVELDQRDDGMDIQDALGEILGRRTVPQVFINGKHLGGSDDTIDAYESGTLAKLLSDAPKDDL